One region of Mycolicibacterium rhodesiae NBB3 genomic DNA includes:
- a CDS encoding polyadenylate-specific 3'-exoribonuclease AS — protein MKYFYDTEFIDNGRTIELISIGVAAEDGREYYAISTEFDPERAGSWVRKHVLPKLPSPSSQLWRSRRRIRSDLEDFFGIDGDEPIELWAWVGAYDHVVLCQLWGPMTDLPPAIPRFTRELRQFWEERGSPRMPPRPRDAHDALVDARHNLMRFQLMTGEVPV, from the coding sequence GTGAAGTACTTCTACGACACCGAGTTCATCGACAACGGCCGAACGATCGAACTGATCTCGATCGGCGTGGCTGCCGAGGACGGCCGCGAATATTACGCTATTTCAACAGAATTCGACCCGGAGCGCGCCGGCAGCTGGGTACGCAAACATGTGCTGCCCAAACTTCCGTCGCCGTCGTCGCAGCTGTGGCGCTCCCGGCGGCGGATCCGCTCGGACCTGGAGGACTTCTTCGGCATCGACGGTGACGAGCCGATCGAGCTGTGGGCGTGGGTCGGTGCCTACGACCATGTCGTGCTGTGCCAGCTGTGGGGCCCGATGACCGACCTGCCACCTGCGATTCCCCGGTTCACCCGCGAGCTGCGGCAGTTCTGGGAGGAGCGCGGATCGCCGCGGATGCCGCCGCGCCCGCGCGATGCCCACGACGCGCTGGTTGACGCGCGTCACAACCTGATGCGGTTCCAGCTGATGACAGGGGAAGTGCCAGTTTAG
- a CDS encoding class II 3-deoxy-7-phosphoheptulonate synthase, whose protein sequence is MNWTVDVPIDQLPPLPPLPDELRHRLDSALAKPAAQQPSWDADQAKAMRTVLESVPPVTVASEVERLKGLLADVARGEAFLLQGGDCAETFADNTEPHIRGNIRTLLQMAVVLTYGASMPVIKVARIAGQYAKPRSSDTDALGLKSYRGDMINAFAPDAAAREHDPSRLVRAYANASAAMNLTRALTAGGLASLDLVHDWNREFVRTSPAGARYEALAGEIDRGLRFMNACGVNDPNLQTAEIYASHEALVLDYERAMLRLAENSAGETALFNLSAHYVWVGERTRQLDGAHIAFAEVIANPIGVKLGPTMTPELAVEYVERLDPNNEPGRLTLVTRFGNNKIRDLLPPIIEKVQATGHQVIWQCDPMHGNTHEASTGYKTRHFDRIVDEVQGFFEVHRALGTHPGGIHVEITGENVTECLGGAQDISDSDLAGRYETTCDPRLNTQQSLELAFLVAEMLRD, encoded by the coding sequence GTGAACTGGACCGTCGACGTACCCATCGACCAGCTGCCGCCGCTGCCGCCGCTGCCCGATGAGCTGCGGCATCGCCTGGACAGCGCTCTTGCCAAGCCGGCCGCGCAGCAGCCCAGCTGGGATGCCGATCAGGCCAAGGCGATGCGGACGGTGTTGGAGAGTGTTCCCCCTGTCACCGTCGCCTCCGAGGTCGAACGGCTGAAGGGCCTGCTGGCCGACGTTGCCCGCGGCGAGGCGTTCCTGCTGCAGGGCGGCGACTGCGCCGAGACGTTCGCGGACAACACCGAACCGCACATCCGGGGCAACATCCGGACGCTGCTGCAGATGGCCGTGGTGCTGACCTACGGCGCGAGCATGCCGGTGATCAAGGTCGCCCGGATCGCCGGGCAGTACGCCAAGCCGCGCTCGTCGGACACCGACGCGCTGGGGTTGAAGTCCTACCGCGGCGACATGATCAACGCCTTCGCACCGGACGCCGCGGCGCGCGAGCACGATCCCTCCCGGCTCGTGCGCGCATACGCCAACGCGAGTGCCGCGATGAACCTGACCCGGGCGCTGACGGCAGGCGGACTCGCCTCGCTGGATCTGGTGCACGACTGGAACCGGGAGTTCGTCCGGACATCGCCGGCCGGTGCCCGCTACGAAGCGCTCGCGGGTGAGATCGATCGCGGGTTGCGCTTCATGAACGCCTGCGGTGTCAACGATCCCAACCTGCAGACCGCCGAGATCTACGCCTCGCACGAGGCCCTCGTGCTCGACTACGAGCGCGCCATGCTGAGGCTGGCCGAGAACAGCGCGGGTGAGACCGCTCTGTTCAACCTGTCGGCGCATTACGTGTGGGTGGGTGAGCGCACCCGTCAGCTCGACGGGGCGCACATCGCGTTCGCCGAGGTCATCGCGAACCCGATTGGCGTCAAACTCGGCCCGACGATGACGCCGGAGCTCGCCGTCGAATACGTCGAGCGGCTCGATCCGAACAACGAGCCGGGACGGCTGACCCTGGTGACCCGCTTCGGCAACAACAAGATTCGCGACCTGCTGCCGCCGATCATCGAGAAGGTGCAGGCCACCGGCCACCAGGTGATCTGGCAGTGCGATCCGATGCACGGCAACACCCACGAGGCGTCCACCGGCTACAAGACCCGCCACTTCGACCGCATCGTCGACGAGGTGCAGGGCTTCTTCGAGGTGCATCGCGCCCTGGGCACGCATCCGGGCGGTATCCACGTCGAGATCACCGGTGAGAACGTCACCGAATGCCTCGGCGGTGCCCAGGACATCTCCGACTCCGATCTGGCAGGCCGCTACGAGACGACCTGCGACCCCCGGTTGAACACCCAGCAATCGCTGGAGCTGGCCTTCCTGGTCGCAGAGATGCTGCGCGACTGA
- a CDS encoding protein kinase domain-containing protein — MCFVEPYQQSAPLVGTVLDGRYRVDTMIATGGTSSVYRGLDLRLDRPVALKVMESRYAGDQQFLTRFQREARAVARLNDPGLVAVYDQGIDGRHPFLVMELIEGGTLRELLRERGPMPPHAVAAVLGPVLGGLAVAHAAGLVHRDIKPENVLISDRGEVKIADFGLVRAVAEAKITSTSVILGTAAYLSPEQVSTGDADPRSDVYSVGILAYELLTGTTPFTGDTALTVAYRRIDHDVPAPGSVITGVPRQFDEFVMHATVRDPAGRYTDAREMADDLHAIVEELGLPAFRVPAPANSAQHAAALTTATTARKPPPVPQHTREITRDDIPPSEPEYQPVSGQFGGVDIDEFYWARQRAKRALVFWVIAVITLTGLVAAGAWTLGGNIVAIL; from the coding sequence ATGTGTTTCGTGGAGCCCTACCAGCAGTCGGCCCCGCTCGTCGGGACCGTGCTGGATGGTCGGTACCGCGTCGACACCATGATCGCCACCGGTGGGACGAGCTCCGTCTACCGCGGGCTGGATCTTCGTCTGGACAGACCGGTGGCACTGAAGGTCATGGAATCCCGTTACGCGGGCGACCAACAGTTCCTCACGCGGTTCCAGCGTGAAGCCCGGGCGGTCGCCCGGCTCAACGATCCCGGCCTCGTCGCCGTCTACGACCAGGGCATCGACGGTAGGCATCCGTTCTTGGTGATGGAGCTGATCGAGGGCGGCACCCTGCGCGAGTTGCTGCGCGAGCGCGGTCCGATGCCGCCACACGCCGTCGCCGCCGTGTTGGGTCCGGTGCTCGGCGGGCTGGCGGTGGCGCACGCGGCCGGTCTGGTGCACCGCGACATCAAGCCGGAGAACGTGTTGATCTCCGACCGCGGCGAGGTCAAGATCGCCGACTTCGGGCTCGTGCGCGCAGTCGCCGAAGCGAAGATCACGTCCACCAGTGTCATTCTGGGCACGGCGGCCTACCTGTCGCCCGAACAAGTCAGTACCGGTGACGCCGACCCCCGCAGCGATGTGTACTCGGTGGGCATCCTGGCCTACGAACTACTCACGGGAACCACCCCGTTCACCGGCGACACCGCACTCACGGTGGCGTACCGGCGGATAGATCACGACGTGCCCGCGCCGGGTTCGGTGATCACCGGTGTGCCAAGGCAATTCGACGAGTTCGTAATGCACGCGACCGTGCGCGACCCCGCCGGGCGGTACACCGACGCGCGGGAGATGGCCGACGATCTGCACGCAATCGTCGAGGAACTCGGCCTTCCGGCGTTCCGCGTCCCGGCCCCGGCCAACTCGGCTCAACACGCCGCGGCGCTCACCACCGCCACCACGGCCAGAAAACCGCCGCCGGTCCCCCAGCACACCCGAGAGATCACCCGCGACGACATCCCGCCCTCCGAGCCCGAGTATCAGCCGGTGTCAGGGCAATTCGGCGGCGTCGACATCGACGAGTTCTACTGGGCGCGCCAACGCGCGAAGCGTGCGCTCGTGTTCTGGGTGATCGCCGTCATCACGCTGACCGGACTGGTCGCCGCCGGCGCATGGACGCTAGGCGGCAACATCGTCGCGATCCTCTAG
- a CDS encoding Rv2175c family DNA-binding protein: protein MSSIPAADDVIDPGEDVYDLPAVADLLGVPVTKVHQHLRQGHLIGVRRDGAVVVPKIFFDDTGHVVKGLHGLLVVLHDGGYHETEIIRWLFTPDSSLTISRDGASDKQANARPVDALHSHQAREVVRRAQALAY, encoded by the coding sequence GTGAGCAGTATTCCGGCCGCCGACGATGTCATCGACCCCGGCGAGGATGTATATGACCTGCCCGCTGTCGCCGACCTCCTCGGTGTCCCGGTCACCAAGGTCCATCAGCACCTCCGGCAAGGCCACCTGATCGGTGTACGGCGCGACGGCGCGGTGGTGGTGCCGAAGATCTTCTTCGACGACACCGGCCATGTGGTCAAAGGCCTGCACGGTCTGCTTGTCGTGCTGCACGACGGGGGGTACCACGAAACGGAGATCATCCGCTGGTTGTTCACGCCGGATTCGTCGCTGACCATCAGCCGGGACGGGGCGAGCGACAAGCAGGCTAATGCCCGGCCGGTTGACGCGCTGCACTCTCACCAGGCCCGTGAGGTGGTACGTCGGGCCCAGGCGCTAGCTTATTGA
- a CDS encoding alpha-(1->6)-mannopyranosyltransferase A yields the protein MAQRISQFAAFATSPEAKPARLGAVGAVLITAGGLGAGSTRLHDPLLESLHLSWLRFGHGLVLSSILLWVGVALMLLAWLRLGRSVIDRTATEYTMKATTGFWLTPLLLSVPVFSRDTYSYLAQGALLRDGFDPYVVGPIDNPNSLLENVSPIWTTTTAPYGPAFILVAKFVTLLVGDDVVAGTMLLRLCMLPGLALLIWAAPRVARHVGANGAAALWICVLNPLVIIHLMGGVHNEMLMVGLMMAAIALTFSGHHFWGVSLIAVAVAVKATAGLALPFMVWVWTRDLRQRRGFRPIKAFAAATAASALIFVAVFAVLSLAAGVGLGWLTALAGSVKIINWLTLPTAASNVINVVGGLFMTVNFYAVLDVARIIGIAVIGISLPLLWWRFRHTDREALVGIALVMGVVVLFVPAALPWYYTWPLAVVSALAQSRQSIALIAGLSTWITVIWKPDGAHGMYSWPHVLLAIACAVGAWYSLYKTPVNKLAPGPDVPPHGPGESAARQPAGH from the coding sequence ATGGCGCAACGCATTTCACAATTCGCGGCGTTCGCGACCTCACCTGAGGCGAAACCCGCTCGACTGGGCGCAGTCGGCGCCGTCTTGATCACGGCAGGCGGGCTCGGCGCGGGCAGCACGCGGTTACACGACCCTCTGTTGGAATCGCTGCATCTGTCCTGGCTGCGCTTCGGGCATGGGTTGGTGCTCTCATCGATTCTGCTGTGGGTCGGCGTGGCACTGATGCTGCTGGCGTGGCTGCGGTTGGGGCGCAGCGTGATCGACCGCACGGCGACCGAGTACACCATGAAGGCGACGACCGGATTCTGGTTGACGCCGTTGCTGTTGAGCGTCCCGGTCTTCAGCCGTGACACGTACTCGTACCTGGCGCAGGGCGCGTTGTTGCGCGACGGTTTCGACCCGTATGTGGTTGGCCCGATCGACAATCCGAACTCCCTGCTGGAGAACGTCAGCCCCATCTGGACCACCACGACGGCTCCCTACGGACCCGCCTTCATCCTGGTCGCCAAGTTCGTCACCTTGCTCGTCGGCGACGACGTCGTGGCCGGCACGATGCTGTTGCGGCTGTGTATGTTGCCCGGTCTGGCGTTGCTGATCTGGGCGGCGCCGCGGGTGGCTCGCCACGTCGGCGCCAACGGTGCTGCAGCGCTGTGGATATGCGTGCTGAATCCCCTGGTGATCATCCATCTGATGGGTGGTGTGCACAACGAGATGCTGATGGTCGGGCTGATGATGGCCGCGATCGCGCTGACCTTCAGCGGACATCACTTCTGGGGCGTCAGCCTGATCGCCGTGGCGGTCGCGGTGAAAGCCACGGCGGGCCTTGCGCTTCCGTTCATGGTCTGGGTGTGGACCCGCGACCTCAGACAGCGCCGCGGTTTCAGGCCGATCAAGGCGTTCGCGGCCGCCACCGCGGCCTCGGCACTCATATTCGTCGCGGTGTTCGCGGTGCTGTCGCTGGCGGCCGGTGTCGGCCTCGGCTGGCTGACGGCACTGGCAGGCTCGGTGAAGATCATCAACTGGCTGACGCTGCCCACCGCCGCCTCCAACGTCATCAACGTTGTGGGCGGCCTGTTCATGACGGTGAACTTCTACGCCGTGCTCGACGTCGCCCGGATCATCGGTATCGCCGTCATCGGGATATCGCTCCCGTTGCTGTGGTGGAGGTTTCGACATACCGACCGCGAGGCTCTGGTCGGTATCGCATTGGTGATGGGCGTCGTAGTGCTCTTCGTCCCCGCCGCGCTGCCCTGGTATTACACCTGGCCGTTGGCGGTCGTTTCGGCGCTGGCGCAGAGCAGGCAGTCGATCGCGCTCATCGCTGGCCTGTCCACCTGGATCACGGTGATCTGGAAACCCGACGGGGCGCACGGCATGTACTCATGGCCGCATGTCCTGCTGGCCATCGCATGTGCTGTGGGAGCGTGGTACTCGCTCTACAAGACCCCGGTCAATAAGCTAGCGCCTGGGCCCGACGTACCACCTCACGGGCCTGGTGAGAGTGCAGCGCGTCAACCGGCCGGGCATTAG
- the idsA2 gene encoding bifunctional (2E,6E)-farnesyl/geranyl diphosphate synthase has product MYAAAPSAVELTKAVTEQLRAYLAERRSDCAYMGDDYGELTAALEEFVLRGGKRLRPAFAYWGWRAVADSPGAKDEEQALRLFSALELLHACALVHDDVIDASATRRGLPTVHRLFSEKHRTHDWHGRSDQFGISAAILLGDLALVWADDIVATVDLPIDAHRRVHRIWGAIRTEVLGGQYLDIVAEASGAESVASAMKVNVYKTASYTISRPLQLGAAAAADRPDVEALFHEVGNSLGVAFQLRDDVLGVFGDPAVTGKPSGDDLRSGKRTVLLAEAVELAEKQDPMGAKLLRTSIGTELTEAQVKDLCLVIESVGALAAVEDRIDQLTRQALAILAAAPIDGQAKAGLSELARLAANRSA; this is encoded by the coding sequence GTGTACGCAGCGGCACCGTCTGCCGTCGAACTGACCAAAGCCGTCACGGAGCAACTGCGCGCGTATCTCGCCGAGCGCCGCAGCGACTGCGCGTATATGGGGGACGACTACGGCGAACTCACCGCCGCGTTGGAGGAGTTCGTACTCCGCGGGGGTAAGCGGCTACGGCCGGCATTCGCGTACTGGGGATGGCGAGCGGTCGCCGACAGCCCCGGTGCAAAGGACGAGGAGCAGGCGCTTCGGCTGTTTTCCGCTCTCGAACTGCTGCACGCGTGCGCGCTGGTGCACGACGACGTCATCGACGCCTCTGCGACCCGTCGCGGGCTGCCCACCGTGCATCGGCTGTTCTCGGAAAAACACCGCACCCACGACTGGCACGGCCGGTCGGACCAGTTCGGGATTTCGGCGGCGATCCTGCTCGGCGATCTCGCCCTGGTGTGGGCCGACGACATCGTCGCGACGGTCGATCTGCCGATCGACGCGCACCGCCGCGTGCACCGGATCTGGGGCGCCATCCGCACCGAGGTCCTCGGCGGCCAGTATCTCGACATCGTGGCCGAGGCCAGCGGCGCCGAGTCGGTGGCGTCGGCCATGAAGGTGAACGTCTACAAGACCGCGTCGTACACGATTTCGCGTCCCCTGCAGCTGGGCGCCGCCGCGGCGGCCGACCGTCCGGATGTGGAGGCCCTCTTCCACGAGGTGGGTAACAGCCTCGGCGTCGCGTTCCAGCTGCGCGACGACGTGCTCGGCGTGTTCGGCGACCCTGCCGTCACCGGTAAACCTTCCGGTGATGATCTTCGTTCAGGCAAGCGGACGGTACTGCTGGCCGAGGCGGTCGAACTGGCCGAAAAGCAGGATCCGATGGGGGCGAAGCTGCTTCGCACGTCGATCGGGACCGAGCTGACCGAGGCGCAGGTGAAGGACCTGTGCCTGGTCATCGAATCTGTCGGTGCGCTCGCCGCCGTCGAGGACCGGATCGATCAGCTGACCCGTCAAGCCCTCGCAATCCTTGCCGCCGCACCGATCGACGGGCAGGCCAAGGCAGGCCTTTCCGAGCTCGCAAGATTGGCCGCCAACCGGTCCGCCTGA
- a CDS encoding LppM family (lipo)protein, whose translation MRVQHLRNRRLLAIGLLILIVLPSVVGCVRIRTSLTVSPDDRVSGQIVAAAKPRNADDKGPQLLNNLTFANKVAVSEYSREDYVGSQAVFSDLTFAELPQLANMNRDAAGVDIALRRAGDLVILEGRVDLTSLSDPDADVSLSVSFPGEVTSTNGDQVSAEIVEWKLRPGVVTTMNAQARYTDPSARSFTGAAIWLAVGSFVVAGIIGGLAYYNRDQSPRIGERRGDAPL comes from the coding sequence GTGCGCGTCCAGCATTTGCGAAACCGGCGGCTGCTCGCCATTGGGTTGCTGATCCTCATTGTTCTGCCGTCTGTAGTCGGATGTGTGCGGATCAGGACGTCGCTCACGGTGTCGCCGGACGACAGGGTGTCCGGACAGATCGTCGCCGCGGCGAAACCGCGGAACGCCGACGACAAGGGCCCGCAACTGCTCAACAACCTGACGTTCGCCAACAAGGTGGCGGTGTCGGAGTACAGCCGCGAGGACTACGTCGGGTCGCAGGCGGTGTTCTCGGATCTCACCTTCGCCGAACTCCCCCAGCTGGCAAACATGAACCGCGACGCCGCGGGCGTCGACATCGCGCTGCGGCGTGCCGGCGACCTGGTGATCCTCGAGGGCCGGGTCGACCTGACCTCGCTGAGCGACCCCGACGCCGACGTGTCGCTGTCGGTGTCGTTTCCCGGAGAGGTGACATCGACCAATGGCGACCAGGTGTCGGCCGAGATCGTCGAATGGAAGCTGCGGCCCGGGGTGGTCACCACGATGAATGCCCAGGCCCGCTACACCGATCCCAGCGCCCGCTCGTTCACCGGTGCGGCGATCTGGCTCGCGGTGGGGTCGTTCGTCGTGGCCGGGATCATCGGGGGGCTCGCGTACTACAACCGCGACCAGTCCCCCCGCATCGGCGAGCGCCGCGGGGACGCTCCCCTCTGA
- a CDS encoding GNAT family N-acetyltransferase, whose product MATFLIDLSPSDMQRRLGDALAVYVDAMRYPRGTEDQRASMWLEHTQRGGWKAVAAIEVPDQDGSEGGSTPEPQLGSAPLLGIAYGYCGAPDQWWQQQVVAGLHRVGADSTRIAELMTSYFELTELHIHPRAQGRGLGEALARRLLADRGESRVLLSTPEINGEGNRAWRLYRRLGFGDIIRGYHFAGDPRAFAILGRSLPL is encoded by the coding sequence TTGGCGACATTTCTGATCGATTTGTCGCCGAGCGACATGCAACGCCGGCTCGGCGACGCGCTTGCGGTCTACGTGGACGCCATGCGCTACCCGCGAGGCACTGAAGACCAGCGTGCATCGATGTGGCTCGAACACACGCAGCGGGGCGGCTGGAAGGCGGTCGCCGCCATCGAAGTCCCCGATCAGGATGGTTCTGAGGGCGGCTCGACACCAGAGCCGCAGCTGGGCTCTGCACCCCTGCTCGGCATTGCGTACGGCTACTGCGGGGCGCCCGACCAGTGGTGGCAGCAGCAGGTGGTGGCCGGCCTGCACCGCGTCGGGGCGGACTCCACGCGCATCGCCGAACTGATGACGAGCTACTTCGAGCTGACCGAATTGCACATCCATCCCCGCGCCCAGGGCCGCGGCCTCGGTGAGGCGCTGGCCCGCCGGCTGCTCGCCGACCGTGGCGAATCACGTGTGCTGTTGTCGACACCCGAAATCAACGGCGAGGGGAACCGGGCCTGGCGGTTGTACCGCCGGCTCGGCTTCGGCGACATCATCCGCGGCTACCACTTCGCCGGCGATCCGCGGGCGTTTGCCATCCTGGGCCGGTCTTTACCCCTCTGA
- a CDS encoding DUF3040 domain-containing protein — MPLSDHEQRMLDQIESALYAEDPKFASSVRGGTLRAPSTRRRLQGAALFVIGLAMLVAGIAIPATRIGDFAILSVIGFIVMFGGVVFAITGPRVAGGRDRGVTDQVGQQRQKRAKGSGGSFTSRMEDRFRRRFDE; from the coding sequence ATGCCACTCTCCGATCATGAGCAGCGCATGCTCGATCAGATCGAGAGCGCGCTCTACGCCGAGGACCCGAAGTTCGCTTCGAGCGTTCGCGGTGGGACGCTGCGCGCGCCCTCAACCCGGCGTCGACTGCAGGGCGCAGCGCTTTTTGTGATCGGGCTGGCCATGCTGGTGGCGGGTATCGCGATCCCGGCGACCCGGATCGGAGACTTCGCGATCCTGTCCGTGATCGGTTTCATCGTGATGTTCGGCGGCGTGGTCTTCGCGATCACGGGTCCGCGCGTGGCCGGCGGCCGCGATCGCGGGGTGACCGACCAGGTCGGACAGCAGCGACAGAAGCGTGCCAAGGGTTCCGGCGGGTCGTTCACCAGTCGCATGGAAGACCGGTTCCGGCGCCGTTTCGACGAATAA
- the mraZ gene encoding division/cell wall cluster transcriptional repressor MraZ, with the protein MFLGTYTPKLDDKGRLTLPAKFRDALAGGLMVTKGQDHSLAVYPRAEFEELARRASQASRSNPEARAFLRNLAAATDEQHPDSQGRITLSADHRRYANLSKDCVVIGSVDFLEIWDSAAWQEYQQTHEENFSAATDESLHDII; encoded by the coding sequence ATGTTTCTCGGCACCTACACGCCCAAGCTCGATGACAAAGGGCGGCTCACACTGCCCGCCAAGTTCCGCGACGCACTGGCAGGAGGGTTGATGGTCACCAAAGGCCAAGATCACAGCCTTGCCGTCTATCCGCGCGCGGAGTTCGAAGAGCTGGCACGACGGGCGTCGCAGGCATCCAGGAGTAATCCGGAAGCTCGGGCATTCCTGCGAAATCTCGCTGCGGCCACTGACGAACAGCATCCCGACTCACAAGGCCGGATCACGTTGTCGGCCGATCATCGGCGCTACGCCAACCTCTCCAAGGACTGCGTGGTGATCGGATCGGTTGACTTCCTCGAGATCTGGGATTCGGCCGCGTGGCAGGAATACCAGCAGACCCACGAAGAGAACTTCTCCGCGGCCACAGATGAATCTCTGCACGACATTATTTGA
- the rsmH gene encoding 16S rRNA (cytosine(1402)-N(4))-methyltransferase RsmH: MNLCTTLFEGAAEAALDRHVALASWPLPEPALAYFPDARSALSDRDLGAGTFTGSDAMPDHIPVLLDRCVELLAPALTRTAADGSGAVLVDATLGAGGHTEKFLTEFPGLRVIGLDRDPNALRIAGERLSPFGDRVMLVRTRYDGIKGVLADSGYRADKVDGVLFDLGVSSMQLDRTDRGFSYASDAPLDMRMDPDAPLTAADVVNTYDERTLARLLREFGEERFASRIAAQIARRRADRPFSTTGELVELLYQAIPAPARRTGGHPAKRTFQALRIAVNGELDSLRDALPAALDVLANGGRIVVMAYQSLEDRIVKNQFSAATASRTPPGLPVELPGHEPEFVALTRGAERAAAEEIALNPRSASVRLRALEKVGGHL; encoded by the coding sequence ATGAATCTCTGCACGACATTATTTGAGGGTGCCGCTGAAGCGGCACTCGACCGGCACGTTGCCCTTGCATCGTGGCCCTTGCCCGAACCGGCCCTGGCGTACTTCCCCGACGCCAGGTCCGCGCTCTCGGACAGGGACCTCGGTGCAGGGACCTTCACCGGAAGTGATGCGATGCCTGACCACATTCCTGTCCTGCTCGACCGCTGCGTCGAACTCCTGGCTCCGGCACTGACCCGCACCGCCGCCGATGGCAGCGGCGCCGTGCTCGTTGACGCCACCCTCGGCGCAGGTGGGCACACGGAGAAATTCCTGACCGAGTTCCCCGGGTTGCGCGTCATCGGACTGGATCGCGATCCCAATGCCCTCCGGATCGCCGGCGAGCGGTTGTCCCCGTTCGGCGACCGGGTCATGTTGGTGCGCACCCGCTACGACGGGATCAAAGGCGTGCTCGCCGACTCCGGTTACCGGGCAGACAAAGTGGACGGCGTTCTGTTCGACCTCGGGGTGTCCTCGATGCAGCTGGACCGCACCGACCGGGGCTTCTCGTATGCATCGGACGCTCCCTTGGACATGCGGATGGATCCCGATGCGCCGTTGACAGCGGCCGACGTCGTCAACACCTACGACGAGCGAACGCTGGCCCGGCTGCTGCGCGAGTTCGGCGAGGAGCGGTTCGCCAGCCGTATCGCGGCACAGATCGCCCGCCGACGTGCCGACCGACCGTTCTCGACCACCGGTGAATTGGTCGAGCTGCTGTACCAGGCGATCCCGGCACCCGCCCGCCGCACCGGTGGACATCCGGCCAAGCGCACCTTCCAGGCGCTGCGGATCGCGGTCAACGGCGAACTCGACTCGCTGCGCGATGCACTGCCCGCAGCCCTCGACGTACTGGCCAACGGCGGCCGAATCGTCGTGATGGCCTACCAGTCCCTGGAGGACCGCATCGTGAAGAACCAGTTCTCGGCGGCCACCGCGTCCAGGACGCCCCCCGGCCTTCCGGTCGAATTGCCCGGCCACGAGCCCGAATTCGTCGCCTTGACCCGCGGTGCGGAGCGCGCAGCGGCCGAGGAGATCGCACTGAACCCACGTAGCGCATCTGTGCGCCTACGCGCACTGGAAAAGGTTGGGGGACACCTGTGA